One region of Mucilaginibacter sp. 14171R-50 genomic DNA includes:
- a CDS encoding sigma-54 dependent transcriptional regulator, translating into MAKILIIDDERAIRNTLREILEYEDYIVEDVDNGVDGLELIGKNDYDLVLCDIKMNRMDGMEVLTEGLALRPDLPFIMISGHGTVETAVEASKKGAFDFISKPPDLNRLLITVRNALDRGSLVVEAKVLKRKVSKVRPILGESQAIVKIKETIDRVGPTDARVLITGANGSGKELVARWLHEKSNRSNGPIIEVNCAAIPSELIESELFGHEKGSFTSAIKQRIGKFESANGGTLFLDEIGDMSQSAQAKVLRALQESKITRVGGEKEIDVDVRVVAATNKDLLKEIEAGNFRMDLYHRLSVILIHVPPLIERRDDIGLLTQSFLEEICSEYGMPPKKISDAAVEALKALPWTGNIRELRNMVERLIILSDKIITDNDVKAFANPSAPAVATATAAAPQTDFDQFTNFQEYKDYAEREYIKFKLEKNNWNVSKTADDIDIQRSHLYSKIEKFGLKRGE; encoded by the coding sequence ATGGCAAAAATTTTAATAATTGATGACGAGCGGGCAATACGCAATACCCTGCGTGAGATATTAGAGTATGAAGATTACATTGTTGAAGATGTTGACAACGGCGTAGATGGCCTTGAACTTATAGGTAAAAACGACTACGACCTGGTACTATGCGATATTAAAATGAACCGCATGGATGGTATGGAGGTGCTTACCGAAGGCCTTGCCCTAAGACCCGACCTGCCGTTCATCATGATCTCCGGACACGGTACGGTTGAAACCGCTGTAGAAGCCAGCAAAAAAGGCGCGTTCGATTTTATATCCAAACCGCCTGATCTAAACCGCCTGCTGATAACCGTTCGTAACGCCCTTGACAGGGGAAGCCTGGTTGTTGAAGCCAAGGTACTGAAGCGCAAAGTTTCAAAAGTGCGCCCTATATTAGGGGAATCGCAGGCTATTGTTAAGATAAAGGAAACTATCGATCGCGTGGGCCCAACCGATGCCCGGGTATTGATAACCGGGGCCAATGGCAGTGGTAAAGAGCTTGTTGCACGCTGGCTGCACGAAAAGTCAAACCGGTCAAACGGCCCAATCATCGAGGTTAACTGCGCGGCGATTCCATCAGAGTTGATCGAGAGCGAACTTTTTGGACACGAGAAGGGATCGTTCACCTCTGCCATAAAACAACGTATCGGTAAGTTTGAAAGTGCCAATGGCGGCACACTTTTCCTGGACGAGATCGGCGACATGAGCCAGTCTGCACAGGCTAAAGTTTTGCGCGCCCTGCAGGAAAGCAAAATCACCCGTGTAGGCGGCGAAAAGGAAATTGACGTGGATGTACGGGTAGTGGCTGCAACCAATAAAGATTTGCTAAAAGAGATTGAGGCGGGTAATTTCCGTATGGACTTATACCATCGTCTGAGCGTTATCCTGATACATGTACCGCCGCTTATAGAGCGCCGCGATGATATTGGCTTGCTGACGCAAAGTTTTTTAGAAGAGATATGCAGCGAATACGGCATGCCGCCTAAAAAGATATCGGATGCCGCTGTTGAGGCGCTTAAGGCACTGCCGTGGACGGGTAATATCCGCGAGCTGCGTAATATGGTTGAGCGGTTAATAATACTGAGCGATAAGATCATTACCGATAACGATGTTAAAGCCTTTGCAAACCCATCTGCACCTGCAGTTGCCACTGCCACCGCAGCGGCGCCGCAAACAGATTTTGACCAGTTTACCAATTTCCAGGAATATAAAGATTATGCCGAGCGCGAATACATCAAATTCAAGCTGGAAAAAAACAACTGGAACGTTTCTAAAACCGCCGACGATATTGACATCCAGCGAAGCCACTTATACAGTAAGATAGAGAAGTTCGGTTTAAAAAGAGGCGAATAA
- a CDS encoding cytochrome c codes for MKLKVIVFISLIIGVITASCQSEAELDFKRYYTGGALIYKEKCQNCHGANGEGLSNLIPPLTDTAYLKKNKSKLGCFVKYGIKETIVTVNGRAYEGAMPANIDMPSIDIAKVLTFMGNSFGNKMGTITGEDVDAGLSACK; via the coding sequence ATGAAATTAAAGGTAATTGTATTTATATCCCTTATAATTGGAGTAATAACCGCGTCGTGCCAAAGCGAGGCCGAACTGGATTTTAAGCGGTACTATACCGGCGGCGCTTTAATTTATAAAGAAAAATGCCAGAATTGCCATGGTGCAAACGGCGAAGGGCTGTCAAACCTGATACCGCCCCTTACTGATACCGCTTACCTGAAAAAGAACAAATCTAAACTGGGTTGTTTTGTAAAATATGGCATAAAAGAAACCATTGTAACCGTAAACGGCAGGGCTTATGAAGGTGCTATGCCCGCCAATATTGATATGCCATCTATAGACATCGCCAAAGTGCTCACTTTTATGGGTAACTCGTTCGGCAACAAAATGGGTACTATTACCGGCGAGGATGTCGATGCCGGTTTGTCAGCATGCAAATAG
- a CDS encoding GH1 family beta-glucosidase, which yields MDVVNPDIVLSKQLFGDDFAWGVSTAALQIEGSCDADGKGPSIWDTFTRKRGRVLNGHNPTIACDFYNRYTEDIDLVKTLNIPNFRFSISWSRILPNGTGEVNQAGIDYYNNVINYCLKQGVEPWITIYHWDLPQALEDKGGWTNRDIVGWFSNFAEICAKNFGDRVKNWMVMNEPAVFTGAGYFLGIHAPGRRGLRNFLPAVHHVVLSIAAGARVLRKICPGAHIGNTFSCSHIEPYADKPRHIDAAKRADVLINRLFIEPILGLGYPTEEISALKGIDKYIQPGDAADMSFDFDFIGIQNYTREIVKYSFFTPYIGASLVKAEKRNVELTDMKWEVHPPAIYHMLKKFDAYPQIKKIIVTENGAAFPDAVVDGRVDDPKRTKYLQTHLQQVLKAKQEGCKVYGYFVWTLTDNFEWAEGYHPRFGLVHVDFETQRRIIKASGRWFAQLLG from the coding sequence ATGGACGTAGTTAATCCGGATATAGTACTCAGTAAACAACTTTTTGGCGATGATTTTGCCTGGGGGGTATCCACAGCTGCTTTGCAGATAGAAGGATCGTGCGATGCCGATGGAAAAGGCCCTTCGATATGGGACACTTTTACCCGCAAAAGGGGCCGCGTTTTAAATGGCCATAACCCAACTATCGCCTGCGATTTTTATAATCGATATACCGAGGATATCGACCTGGTTAAAACGCTTAACATCCCTAATTTTCGTTTTTCTATCAGTTGGAGCCGTATTTTGCCAAATGGTACCGGAGAGGTTAACCAGGCAGGGATAGATTATTACAACAACGTAATTAATTATTGCCTTAAGCAGGGTGTTGAACCCTGGATAACCATTTACCATTGGGACCTGCCGCAGGCCCTTGAAGACAAAGGCGGCTGGACAAACCGAGATATTGTAGGGTGGTTTAGCAACTTCGCCGAAATATGCGCAAAAAACTTTGGCGACCGTGTAAAAAACTGGATGGTTATGAACGAACCCGCCGTATTTACCGGCGCCGGTTATTTTTTAGGTATACACGCCCCCGGCAGGCGCGGGTTGCGTAATTTTTTGCCGGCAGTTCATCACGTGGTTTTAAGTATAGCTGCGGGGGCAAGGGTTTTGCGAAAGATATGCCCGGGCGCGCACATTGGTAACACGTTTTCCTGCTCGCATATCGAGCCTTATGCCGATAAACCCCGGCATATCGATGCGGCCAAACGTGCTGATGTTTTAATAAACCGCCTTTTTATAGAGCCAATTTTGGGCCTGGGTTATCCGACAGAAGAAATTTCCGCGTTGAAAGGCATTGATAAATATATACAACCTGGCGATGCCGCCGATATGAGCTTTGATTTTGATTTTATTGGTATACAGAATTACACCCGCGAAATTGTTAAGTATTCCTTTTTTACGCCCTACATAGGCGCCAGCCTGGTAAAGGCCGAAAAGCGCAACGTTGAGCTAACCGATATGAAATGGGAGGTGCACCCGCCCGCAATTTACCACATGCTTAAAAAGTTTGACGCTTATCCGCAGATAAAAAAAATCATTGTAACCGAAAATGGCGCTGCTTTCCCGGATGCTGTTGTGGATGGCAGGGTAGACGACCCTAAGCGGACAAAGTATTTGCAAACTCACTTACAGCAGGTTTTAAAAGCAAAGCAGGAAGGATGTAAGGTATATGGATACTTTGTGTGGACATTGACCGACAACTTTGAGTGGGCCGAAGGCTACCATCCCCGTTTCGGACTTGTACATGTTGATTTTGAAACGCAACGGCGTATTATCAAAGCATCAGGCCGTTGGTTCGCTCAATTGCTGGGGTAG
- a CDS encoding acyl-CoA dehydrogenase family protein, with protein MAKTDLYEAPDYYLLDELLSEEHKLIRASVRDWVKKEVSPVIEDYAQRAEFPRHLLKGLAEIGAFGPTIPVEYGGAGLDYMAYGIIMQEIERGDSGIRSTASVQGSLVMYPIFAYGSEEQKHKYLPKLAVGELMGCFGLTEPDHGSNPGGMVTNIKDAGDHYVLNGAKMWISNSPFADIAIVWAKDASGKIRGLIVERGMEGFSTPETHNKWSLRASATGELVFDNVKVPKENILPNVSGLKGPLGCLNQARYGIAWGALGAAMDCYDTALRYSKERVQFGRPIGGFQLQQKKLAEMITEITKGQLLVWRLATLKNEGRATAAQISMAKRNSVEVAITIAREARQMLGGMGITGEYPIMRHMMNLESVITYEGTHDIHLLITGMDVTGENAFK; from the coding sequence ATGGCTAAGACCGACCTTTACGAAGCGCCCGATTACTACCTTTTAGACGAACTTTTAAGCGAAGAACATAAACTGATACGTGCCAGCGTGCGCGATTGGGTAAAGAAAGAAGTAAGTCCGGTTATTGAGGATTATGCCCAAAGGGCCGAGTTCCCCAGGCATCTTTTAAAAGGCCTGGCCGAAATAGGCGCTTTTGGTCCAACCATCCCGGTGGAGTATGGCGGCGCGGGGCTTGATTATATGGCCTATGGCATTATTATGCAGGAAATTGAGCGTGGCGACTCGGGTATACGCTCAACCGCCTCGGTTCAGGGATCGCTGGTAATGTACCCTATTTTTGCTTATGGCAGCGAAGAACAAAAACATAAATACCTGCCCAAACTTGCTGTCGGCGAGTTAATGGGCTGCTTTGGGTTGACCGAGCCCGATCATGGCTCGAACCCGGGCGGAATGGTTACCAATATAAAGGATGCCGGCGACCACTACGTGCTTAACGGCGCTAAAATGTGGATCTCTAACTCGCCCTTTGCAGATATTGCCATTGTTTGGGCTAAGGACGCAAGCGGCAAGATACGCGGGCTGATAGTTGAGCGCGGCATGGAAGGTTTTTCGACCCCCGAAACCCATAACAAATGGTCGTTACGAGCGTCGGCAACCGGCGAATTGGTTTTTGATAACGTAAAGGTGCCCAAAGAGAATATATTGCCGAACGTATCGGGATTAAAGGGCCCGCTGGGTTGCCTTAACCAGGCGCGTTATGGCATAGCCTGGGGGGCGTTAGGCGCTGCGATGGATTGCTATGATACTGCTCTGCGTTATTCAAAAGAGCGTGTGCAGTTTGGCCGCCCTATAGGCGGGTTTCAGCTTCAACAAAAAAAACTTGCTGAAATGATAACCGAAATAACAAAGGGACAGCTGTTGGTTTGGCGCCTGGCTACCCTTAAAAATGAAGGCCGGGCTACAGCGGCGCAAATATCTATGGCAAAACGCAACAGTGTTGAAGTAGCCATAACCATAGCGCGCGAGGCCCGCCAGATGCTGGGCGGAATGGGTATCACCGGCGAATATCCTATAATGCGACATATGATGAACCTTGAGTCGGTAATTACGTATGAGGGTACACATGACATTCACCTGTTAATCACCGGGATGGATGTAACCGGCGAAAATGCTTTTAAGTAA
- a CDS encoding BLUF domain-containing protein, which produces MKNIVYLSTAVKLLHENQLFDILHNSRQHNAAVGISGVLLYADGNFIQVIEGKDSVIDALYARIQADQRHTNIIKLIDEPIAEKNFSEWLMGFAVTDITKAEKLLGYLKSVADLDLNKRNSSVVAAIKNFIENNRLNVE; this is translated from the coding sequence ATGAAAAATATTGTTTATTTAAGTACAGCCGTTAAATTACTGCACGAAAACCAACTGTTTGATATTTTACATAATTCCAGGCAGCATAATGCGGCAGTGGGTATTTCGGGTGTTTTACTGTACGCTGATGGAAATTTCATACAGGTTATTGAGGGGAAGGATAGCGTGATTGACGCGCTGTACGCCAGGATACAGGCCGACCAACGCCATACCAATATTATTAAGCTGATTGATGAGCCCATTGCCGAAAAGAACTTTTCTGAATGGCTTATGGGCTTTGCGGTAACGGATATTACTAAAGCTGAAAAGTTACTCGGATACTTAAAATCCGTTGCCGATCTTGATTTAAACAAGCGTAACAGCAGCGTGGTGGCCGCTATCAAAAACTTTATTGAAAATAACCGGCTTAATGTAGAATAA
- a CDS encoding DinB family protein — protein sequence MKSYFIRLLNYDHIASSKISHLILQSGQTGKPIQLMAHMLAAQQIWLKRCKGLPAPGGPLWPAWTASELGVIIDENHTEWISYLETLQPPDFDAVVTYQNLKGITYHDKLSDILAHLINHGTHHRAQAGVYLKLAGTELPVTDYIFYARDLNQTPSS from the coding sequence ATGAAAAGCTATTTTATCCGCCTGCTTAACTACGACCATATTGCCAGCAGCAAAATAAGCCACCTGATATTGCAAAGCGGCCAAACCGGCAAGCCCATACAACTGATGGCCCACATGCTTGCGGCGCAGCAAATTTGGCTTAAGCGTTGCAAAGGGTTGCCTGCTCCCGGAGGGCCCTTGTGGCCTGCTTGGACTGCCAGCGAGCTCGGGGTTATCATCGATGAAAACCATACGGAGTGGATAAGCTATCTGGAAACATTGCAACCACCGGATTTTGATGCCGTTGTTACCTATCAAAATTTAAAAGGTATAACCTACCATGATAAATTGAGTGATATATTGGCACATTTAATAAACCATGGCACCCACCACAGAGCGCAGGCCGGTGTATATCTTAAATTGGCCGGCACCGAATTACCGGTAACCGATTATATTTTTTACGCGCGTGATTTAAATCAAACACCATCATCATAA
- a CDS encoding DEAD/DEAH box helicase, whose amino-acid sequence MIQQALRNLKINNLNPMQEAAIKAAEKGDVVLLAPTGSGKTLGFLLPLLNRLTADIPAVQVMIMVPSRELALQIEQVFRGMGSGFKISCFYGGHPLKIELNSLTQPPSVIVGTPGRIAHHIRRQTFETGAITTLILDEFDKALEFGFQADMAYIIGELPMVKKRILTSATAMDEIPSFAGVNNPSRLNYLGNTVTTSTLKQKVVICEPADRLDALFALICKIADKPTLIFCNHREAVDRISDLLYDMGLPHDIFHGGMEQDDRERALLKFRNGSHRVLITTDLASRGLDIPEIEHVVHYQLPHNHEAFTHRNGRTARMHATGTSYLLLAPGEKPAYLDEMPEEEALPVKTTLPPLSPWATVYIAAGKKDKINKVDIVGLLLKKGELVKDDLGLIEVLDHSSYAAVKRNLIERTVALVKNEKIKGRKIKIDISR is encoded by the coding sequence ATGATACAGCAAGCCCTCCGCAACCTTAAAATAAATAATCTTAACCCAATGCAGGAGGCCGCCATTAAGGCTGCCGAAAAAGGCGATGTGGTGTTGCTGGCGCCTACCGGTTCGGGTAAAACGCTGGGCTTTTTACTGCCGTTGCTAAACCGGCTAACTGCTGATATTCCAGCTGTACAGGTAATGATAATGGTTCCTTCGCGTGAACTTGCCTTGCAGATAGAACAGGTTTTTCGCGGAATGGGCAGCGGCTTTAAGATAAGTTGTTTTTACGGTGGGCACCCGCTGAAGATAGAGTTGAACAGTCTTACGCAGCCACCTTCTGTGATTGTTGGTACACCGGGCCGGATCGCACATCACATCCGTCGCCAAACCTTTGAGACCGGCGCCATTACAACGTTGATACTGGACGAATTTGACAAGGCGTTAGAGTTTGGTTTTCAGGCAGACATGGCATACATCATCGGCGAGTTACCTATGGTAAAAAAACGCATACTTACATCGGCCACAGCAATGGACGAGATACCATCGTTCGCCGGTGTTAATAACCCGTCCAGGCTGAATTACCTGGGCAATACAGTAACTACCTCAACCCTTAAACAAAAGGTAGTGATATGCGAACCTGCCGACAGGCTCGACGCGCTCTTTGCTCTTATATGCAAAATAGCTGATAAACCAACTTTGATATTTTGCAACCACCGCGAGGCGGTTGACCGCATCAGCGACTTGCTTTACGATATGGGCCTGCCGCACGATATTTTTCACGGCGGCATGGAGCAGGACGACCGCGAGCGGGCGCTGTTAAAATTCAGGAATGGCAGTCACCGTGTGTTAATCACCACCGACCTGGCATCACGCGGGCTGGATATCCCCGAAATTGAGCATGTGGTACATTACCAATTGCCTCATAACCACGAGGCATTTACGCATCGTAATGGCCGCACGGCGCGGATGCATGCTACCGGTACTTCGTATTTATTGCTTGCCCCCGGCGAAAAACCCGCTTATTTGGATGAAATGCCCGAAGAGGAGGCTTTACCGGTTAAAACAACACTTCCCCCGCTTTCGCCCTGGGCCACGGTTTACATCGCCGCAGGTAAAAAGGATAAGATCAACAAAGTAGATATTGTAGGCCTGCTGCTAAAAAAAGGTGAGCTGGTTAAGGATGACCTCGGCTTGATCGAAGTGCTGGATCATTCATCGTACGCGGCTGTAAAGCGAAATCTGATAGAACGAACTGTCGCGTTAGTAAAGAACGAAAAGATAAAAGGCCGCAAGATCAAGATAGATATTTCGAGATAG
- a CDS encoding HAMP domain-containing sensor histidine kinase: MTRHLWLYAFLFILFSCEKKNTDNGNYSDEYLAIQAQADKIWAQNDADRSLHFMDSAFHRLPNPTINDRFRYYAFNYIHYQKLKNDYNKGLVYADSMLAMANRSVNPKQYSMNYAEANFARGDAFFELKQYTDAYQSYYQGYLTGKNYVNLRALADYTYRMGMIMYKKGHYKLAANYFKDSYKTAGAEAGSKPDFVSFYRRQELLDNIGLSYKHNNENDSAIIYFNKALKLINDNAKYFPDRKLHLDMARGVVFGNKAETYVQKGLNNEAIDLLKKSIAINLQKGYDNRDAQLSEVKLGQLYLNTNQTDLLYNLLQNLHNQLDSVKNPDARADYHRLLGNYYVKKNNLKDAIQHIQRYNVLKDSIAQRASLLMETDVNQQLANYEKQHEIEALSNDNKLQVIYLYVTIFFAAMALVIILLVYRNWKRSKKDVQTVHILNGQINQQNAILEKALAELEKSSQEKDRILRTVAHDLRNPIGGIASLTSMMADDEYTEEQKELINLVKETSINSLELINEILEATNMASVELNLQNVEINSLVSNSVELLRFKAAEKGQTILLETMEKQQDLYISREKIWRVISNLISNAIKFSPTGGTIHVKVAEHSGKIIIAVKDNGIGIPDKLKDQVFNMFTSAQRPGTSGEKSFGLGLSICRQIMEKHNGKIWFESDANVGTTFFISLRVTPINAPANLPQQLSEPTA; this comes from the coding sequence TTGACAAGGCACCTTTGGCTTTATGCTTTTCTGTTCATTCTTTTTTCGTGCGAAAAAAAGAATACCGATAACGGCAACTACTCCGACGAATATTTAGCTATACAAGCCCAAGCCGATAAAATATGGGCACAAAATGACGCGGACCGCAGCCTGCATTTTATGGATTCGGCATTCCATCGTTTACCAAACCCCACCATTAACGATAGATTTAGATATTACGCATTTAATTACATCCATTACCAAAAACTAAAAAACGATTACAATAAAGGTCTGGTATATGCCGATAGCATGCTGGCAATGGCTAACAGGAGTGTTAACCCCAAACAGTACTCGATGAATTATGCTGAAGCCAACTTTGCCCGCGGCGATGCGTTTTTTGAGTTAAAGCAATACACTGATGCCTATCAGTCATATTATCAGGGGTACCTTACGGGTAAAAATTATGTAAACCTGCGCGCCCTTGCCGATTACACCTATCGTATGGGTATGATCATGTACAAAAAAGGCCATTATAAGCTTGCTGCCAATTACTTTAAAGATAGCTATAAAACCGCCGGGGCCGAAGCGGGCAGCAAGCCTGATTTTGTAAGCTTTTACCGCAGGCAGGAACTTTTAGATAATATAGGATTAAGCTATAAACATAATAACGAAAACGACAGCGCTATTATTTATTTTAACAAGGCCCTTAAACTGATCAACGACAACGCTAAATATTTCCCCGACCGCAAGCTTCACCTGGATATGGCACGGGGTGTAGTGTTTGGTAACAAAGCCGAAACTTATGTACAAAAGGGCCTGAACAACGAAGCTATTGACCTGCTTAAAAAAAGCATAGCTATAAACCTTCAAAAAGGCTATGATAACCGCGATGCCCAACTGTCAGAGGTAAAGCTGGGCCAATTATACCTTAACACCAACCAAACCGATCTGCTTTATAACTTGCTGCAAAACTTGCACAACCAGTTAGATTCGGTTAAGAACCCCGATGCCCGGGCCGATTATCATCGTTTATTAGGCAATTACTACGTTAAAAAGAACAATCTTAAAGATGCTATTCAGCATATCCAGCGGTACAATGTGCTAAAAGACTCGATCGCCCAAAGGGCCAGTTTGTTGATGGAAACCGATGTGAACCAGCAATTAGCCAATTATGAAAAACAGCACGAAATTGAAGCGTTAAGTAACGATAATAAACTACAGGTTATTTATTTGTATGTAACCATATTTTTTGCGGCGATGGCGCTGGTGATCATCTTACTTGTGTACCGCAACTGGAAACGCTCTAAAAAAGATGTTCAAACTGTACATATACTTAATGGCCAGATAAACCAGCAAAATGCTATTTTAGAAAAAGCGCTCGCCGAACTGGAAAAAAGCAGCCAGGAAAAAGACCGTATTTTACGCACGGTAGCGCATGACCTGCGCAACCCTATCGGAGGCATAGCGTCATTAACATCAATGATGGCCGATGATGAATACACCGAAGAACAAAAAGAATTGATAAACCTGGTCAAAGAAACATCGATCAACTCGCTTGAACTAATAAACGAGATACTGGAAGCTACCAATATGGCCTCGGTGGAGTTAAACCTGCAAAACGTAGAGATTAACTCGCTGGTTAGCAACAGTGTAGAGTTACTGAGGTTTAAAGCTGCAGAAAAAGGACAAACCATTTTGCTGGAAACCATGGAAAAGCAGCAAGACCTTTACATAAGCAGGGAGAAAATATGGCGGGTTATCAGCAACCTTATCAGCAATGCCATTAAATTTAGCCCAACCGGCGGCACCATCCATGTAAAGGTTGCAGAGCATAGCGGTAAAATTATAATAGCGGTTAAAGATAATGGTATTGGCATACCCGATAAACTTAAAGATCAGGTTTTTAACATGTTCACCAGTGCGCAAAGGCCTGGCACCTCGGGCGAAAAGTCATTTGGCCTGGGCCTCTCGATATGTCGGCAGATCATGGAAAAACACAACGGGAAAATATGGTTTGAGAGTGATGCCAATGTAGGCACAACCTTTTTTATCAGCCTGCGGGTTACGCCAATTAACGCACCCGCAAACCTACCCCAGCAATTGAGCGAACCAACGGCCTGA
- a CDS encoding SCO family protein — protein sequence MKKIAATLLVAIALAGCKFNDAGKPKLPILGNRDAVSKTVNGKQVTDTIYHTIPDFKFVNQYGDTITQNSLKGDIYVADFFFTTCPSICPIMHRNMLKVYSEFKNVPDFKIISHTIDPKHDTVAVLKKYADKLGISGNNWWLLQGDKDKTYNISQDYLVKRPGPDAKQVFVHDGYFVLVDKQKRIRGMYDGTSEKEVSAMIADIKTLRAEVNTEIAQ from the coding sequence ATGAAAAAGATAGCTGCGACGCTATTGGTAGCCATTGCCTTAGCCGGTTGTAAATTTAACGATGCGGGTAAACCTAAGTTGCCAATATTGGGCAACCGCGATGCAGTAAGCAAAACCGTTAATGGCAAACAGGTTACCGATACCATATACCACACCATTCCCGACTTTAAGTTTGTGAACCAGTACGGGGATACCATAACCCAAAACAGTCTTAAAGGGGACATTTACGTGGCCGACTTTTTTTTCACTACCTGCCCTTCTATATGCCCTATTATGCATCGCAACATGCTAAAGGTATATAGCGAGTTTAAGAACGTGCCTGACTTTAAGATCATATCGCACACCATCGACCCTAAACACGACACCGTGGCCGTTCTGAAAAAATATGCCGATAAATTGGGTATCAGCGGCAACAACTGGTGGCTGCTTCAGGGCGATAAAGATAAAACCTACAATATATCGCAGGATTACCTGGTTAAACGCCCCGGCCCCGACGCTAAACAAGTTTTTGTGCACGATGGCTACTTTGTACTTGTAGATAAGCAAAAGCGTATCCGCGGCATGTACGATGGTACCAGCGAAAAGGAAGTAAGCGCGATGATAGCCGACATCAAGACGTTGCGCGCAGAGGTTAACACCGAGATAGCCCAATAA
- a CDS encoding DUF5690 family protein — protein MLLKPAKINGTPLQVSIYAAITVFLAYTMIFGFRKSFTVATFDGITVAGYSYKTLLVISQLLGYMLAKFFGVKYIAELKRSGRGAVIMLLTGIAWFSWLFFAWVPVPYNIVFLFINGFPLGMLWGVVFSYIEGRRGTDFIGAALAVSFIFASGFVRSVGGWLMLAFNITEFWVPFFTGLVFATPLLLFIYLMEKIPDPDASDIAHRMERTPMSKAQRKNFVRAFLPGLTACIVIYTFATIFRDIRDNFGAEMWKEMGFFNQPAIFSKTETPITLVILALIGSMVMIRNSYRALITAHIFIALGFLIAGTSTLIFINGGLAPIWWMTTVGLGLYMVYIPFNAVFFERLIATFRYAGNVGFLIYLADSFGYIGSVGVLFSKEVFSVKLNWVTFFSNSVVALSAAGLLLTLFSAWYFARKYHKRDTARPIDN, from the coding sequence ATGCTTTTAAAACCCGCCAAAATCAACGGCACGCCATTGCAGGTAAGCATATACGCAGCAATAACGGTATTCTTGGCCTATACCATGATATTCGGGTTTCGTAAATCATTTACAGTGGCCACATTTGATGGTATAACGGTGGCCGGTTATAGTTACAAAACCCTGTTGGTGATCAGCCAGCTGCTGGGTTATATGCTGGCCAAATTTTTTGGTGTAAAGTACATTGCCGAACTAAAGCGCAGCGGGCGTGGCGCAGTTATTATGCTGCTTACGGGCATTGCCTGGTTTAGCTGGTTATTTTTTGCATGGGTGCCGGTACCTTATAATATTGTGTTTTTATTCATCAATGGCTTTCCGCTTGGAATGCTTTGGGGAGTGGTTTTTTCTTATATAGAGGGCAGGCGCGGTACTGATTTTATTGGGGCTGCCCTGGCTGTAAGTTTTATTTTCGCTTCGGGGTTTGTGCGGTCGGTTGGTGGCTGGCTAATGCTGGCGTTTAATATCACTGAATTTTGGGTGCCTTTTTTCACGGGCCTTGTGTTTGCGACGCCCCTCCTGTTGTTTATTTACCTGATGGAAAAGATCCCTGATCCGGACGCGAGCGACATCGCCCACCGAATGGAACGAACCCCCATGAGCAAGGCACAACGGAAAAACTTCGTCCGTGCCTTTTTACCCGGTTTAACGGCTTGCATAGTCATCTATACATTTGCCACCATTTTTAGAGATATCCGCGATAATTTCGGTGCGGAAATGTGGAAAGAAATGGGATTTTTTAATCAGCCGGCCATATTTTCTAAAACAGAAACACCTATTACACTGGTGATACTGGCGCTTATTGGCAGTATGGTAATGATCAGGAACAGCTACCGGGCGTTGATTACCGCGCATATATTTATAGCCTTGGGTTTTTTAATAGCGGGCACCTCCACCCTTATATTTATAAACGGCGGCCTTGCACCCATCTGGTGGATGACCACCGTAGGCCTGGGCCTTTACATGGTTTATATCCCTTTTAACGCCGTTTTTTTTGAAAGGCTTATCGCTACATTCAGGTACGCGGGCAATGTAGGTTTCCTGATTTACCTTGCCGATTCATTTGGCTATATAGGTAGTGTAGGCGTATTGTTCTCAAAAGAAGTGTTTAGCGTAAAACTTAACTGGGTTACCTTTTTCAGCAACAGTGTAGTAGCACTATCGGCAGCCGGCTTATTGCTCACCTTGTTTTCTGCGTGGTATTTTGCACGTAAATACCATAAACGGGACACCGCCCGTCCTATTGATAATTAA